TCCACCCCCGAATCCAGGACATCGAGGAGAAGGTGGGTACTTACACCAAGGCTGTGATTATCAACAGCCCCAATAATCCCACCGGTGTGATGTACTCGGAGGAGTTCATTGCCGATATAGTGGACTTCTGTGAGCGCCGCGATTTATACCTCATCATGGATGACATCTACCACCGGCTGATCTTTGATAACCGCAAGCCCATTAATTGCTACAACTATGCTAAAGACCTGAGCGAGAATTCCAAACTGATCGTGGTCAATGGTGTCTCCAAACAATACGCCATGACCGGTTTCAGAATCGGCTGGGCCGTAGCGAATAAAAGGCTCATTGAGGTAATGGCAATTATTCAGGGGCATCAGACTTCCGGGCCGTCGGTGGTGTTGCAGAAGGCGGCAATAGGGGCGCTGGATGGTATCCAATCAAGCGTGGAGAATCTGCGGGTGACCCTGGAGAACAACCGGAATGTCATGATCGATCATTTGAATGCTTTCGATGGGGTGAAGGTCACCAAACCCGACGGCACGTTCTACTGCTTTGCCGATTTCAGCGTTTACAACCGGGACTCCACCGCATTGGCTGAATTTCTGATCGATAAGGTGCAGGTGGTGGCTGTTCCGGGGGTTGAGTTTGGCTTGGAAGGGTACCTCCGGTTGAGTTTTTGTGGCTCGATAAGTGATATCCAGGATGGTGTGGAGCGCATGAAGTGGGCCCTGGACCTGAATTCTCCCAATGGGCTGTATATCGGGGACCGCAAACTGGTGAGGGATTGGACATGAGCAA
The genomic region above belongs to Candidatus Neomarinimicrobiota bacterium and contains:
- a CDS encoding pyridoxal phosphate-dependent aminotransferase; amino-acid sequence: MSISQIARTISESATLRLNERAAILQDKGDPVIHLGGGEPKSAAPVDAILAAAGLLNTAEIRYTPADGIPAMKKAIIRYTEEHYHRLVEPENVIASSGAKQAIMVALQAILNPQEEVVFPSPYWVSYPEMVKLCQAIPVPVLPEDGTFHPRIQDIEEKVGTYTKAVIINSPNNPTGVMYSEEFIADIVDFCERRDLYLIMDDIYHRLIFDNRKPINCYNYAKDLSENSKLIVVNGVSKQYAMTGFRIGWAVANKRLIEVMAIIQGHQTSGPSVVLQKAAIGALDGIQSSVENLRVTLENNRNVMIDHLNAFDGVKVTKPDGTFYCFADFSVYNRDSTALAEFLIDKVQVVAVPGVEFGLEGYLRLSFCGSISDIQDGVERMKWALDLNSPNGLYIGDRKLVRDWT